From Patulibacter sp. SYSU D01012:
ATCCTGACGCTCGGTCCGGCGCTGGCGGGCGAGCGGGCCGGGGTGCCGGTCGCGACGCTGATCCCCCACATCGACCCGCGGACCGAGCGCGGCTGGCCCCCGTTCTCGTCCGGCGCGCGGCCGCCGCGCACCGGTGCGGGGCGGCGGCTGTGGGAGCGGATCGGCACGCTCGTCGACCGCTCGCTGGACCTGGGGCAGCGCGAGCTCGACGACGTGCGCGCCGAGGTCGGCCTGCCGCCCGTCGGGCGCCACCACGGCGGGATCAGCGCCGACCTGGCGCTCGTCGGGTCCGTCCCGCAGCTCGCCTACCCGCGGACGGTGCCGCTGCCGAGCACGCACGTCGTCGGCCCGTTCGTCTGGGAGCCACCGGCCGAGCCGGTCCCGCTGCCGCCCGGCGACGCGCCGCTCGTCGTCGTCGCCCCCTCGACGGTGCAGGATCCCGACGGGTCGCTCGTGGCGGCCGCGCTCGCGGGCCTGGCCGACGCGCCCGTGCGCGTCCTCGCCGCCCGCAACCGCACCTCCCCGACCTCGCCGGCCGCGACGCGCGCGCTCGACGTCCCCGCGAACGCCCTCCTCGTGCCCTGGATGTCGTACTCGCAGGTGATGCCCGCCGCGGACGTCGTCGTCTGCCACGCCGGCCACGGCACCCTGCTGCGCGCCCTCGGCGCCGGACGCCCCGTGGTGGCCGTGCCGGCGGCCGGCGACATGTTCGAGAACGCCGCCCGGCTGGCGTGGTCGGGCGCCGGTCTGCGGCTGCCGCGCCGGCTCGTCACGCCGCGGACGCTGCGGGCCGCCGTCCTGACCGCCGTGCACGACCCGTCGTACGCGGCGCGCGCCCGCGAGATCGCCGCCTGGGTCGCGCGCGGCGACGGCGCCGCGCGGTCCGCGCCGCTGCTCGAGACGTTCGCGCGCTGACCCCGCGGCGGGCCGCCGGATCGCCTCGAAGCGGACGGATCTCCGTCTCAAGGCCCTCCGAGGACGCCTCCGTCGCGAAGATGCCGTACCATCCGCGAAGCGCGTTCCGGGGTAGCTCAATGGCAGAGCATTCGACTGTTAATCGAAGGGTTGTGGGTTCGAGTCCCACCCCCGGAGCCTGAACCGAAGCCCAGTCGTCGACTGGGCTTTCGTCGTTCTCGGGCCGCCCCGCCCGAGCGGCGTGCGCCGGCGCGTGCGGCGCGGCCGCGGCGGGTACGGTGGGCGCCATGAGCACCCGCAAGCTGACGTTCCG
This genomic window contains:
- a CDS encoding nucleotide disphospho-sugar-binding domain-containing protein, coding for MSRFLLGAFGDPGHAFPILSLGRHLAGRGHEVWVQTWDRWRGDVEAGGMRFAAAPEYKTFPQRGEAPLKPYEAVRRAALDTVPLVADVRPDAVVHDILTLGPALAGERAGVPVATLIPHIDPRTERGWPPFSSGARPPRTGAGRRLWERIGTLVDRSLDLGQRELDDVRAEVGLPPVGRHHGGISADLALVGSVPQLAYPRTVPLPSTHVVGPFVWEPPAEPVPLPPGDAPLVVVAPSTVQDPDGSLVAAALAGLADAPVRVLAARNRTSPTSPAATRALDVPANALLVPWMSYSQVMPAADVVVCHAGHGTLLRALGAGRPVVAVPAAGDMFENAARLAWSGAGLRLPRRLVTPRTLRAAVLTAVHDPSYAARAREIAAWVARGDGAARSAPLLETFAR